A genomic region of Miscanthus floridulus cultivar M001 chromosome 3, ASM1932011v1, whole genome shotgun sequence contains the following coding sequences:
- the LOC136544865 gene encoding uncharacterized protein → MANAGSSASSPGAGPSSSSPQAGGDAHTPRQRQGRPPVRAGSDPLLIVCCCFSVVTAATALLCVATNVVSAVQSFRAGSDIFGGIFRCYAVVFSLFVAVLETEWGFIIRFWKIFEYWPARGMLQIFVAVMTKAYPSIERNDLILLQEIASYMLLACGAVYVISGILCIGVLKRSRQQKATSREQAAKDLQELEKRREELEALLLAERSELV, encoded by the exons ATGGCGAATGCGGGCTCCTCCGCGTCGTCGCCGGGGGCCGGGCCCTCCTCCTCGTCGCCGCAGGCCGGCGGGGACGCGCACACGCCGCGGCAGCGGCAGGGACGGCCGCCCGTGCGCGCCGGCTCCGACCCGCTCCTCATCGTCTGCTGCTGCTTCAGCGTCGTCACGGCCGCCACCGCGCTCCTGTGCGTCGCCACCAACGTCGTCTCCGCCGTCCAGTCCTTCCGCGCCGGCTCCGAC ATATTCGGGGGCATATTCCGGTGCTACGCGGTCGTCTTCTCGCTCTTCGTCGCCGTCCTCGAGACCGAGTGGGGGTTCATCATCCGCTTCTGGAAG ATATTTGAATACTGGCCTGCACGGGGAATGCTCCAGATCTT TGTTGCTGTCATGACGAAGGCATACCCAAGTATTGAAAGGAATGATCTGATTTTGCTCCAGGAGATTGCCAGCTACATGCTTCTTGCATGTGGAGCTGTCTATGTGATCTCG GGGAtattgtgcattggtgtgctaaaACGTTCAAGGCAGCAGAAAGCGACATCACGGGAGCAAGCAGCCAAGGATCTGCAG GAGCTGGAGAAACGGAGAGAAGAACTTGAGGCGTTGTTACTTGCTGAGCGGTCGGAGTTGGTCTGA